The genomic DNA GTGATGCCGGCGAGCGCCGTCACCGCCACGGCCTCCCCCACCAGCGGATCGGGAATCGCCTTCAAGGCGCTGGCCACCACCAGGAAGCCGGGCAAGGCCGCGATCACGCCGCCAAAGCCATATTCCGCCGCCGTGTTCATCGACGCCAGCAAGGCGCCAGAGACCGCGTCGCGGCTGCCTTCGGCCAGCTTGGACACCACGTTGCGCCAGGCAAACAGCAGGATCACCACGATGCCCGAGATCAGCGCGGCCATCACGGCCCAGATGGCCAGCAGTTGTTCGGTGCGCGCGACCACGGGCTCGGACAGGCCGGGGAGCACGATCTCGGTGCCCACCGGATACCAGCCCGGGATCAGGCGCGTGAACGCGAAGTTGGACACGCCCACCACGAGGAGGGGCAACAGCGCGATCAGGGGATGGTGGCCCTGCTCGCCCGCGGGCGGTGCCGGTTCATTGAGCAGCTCGGTGCCGTACCCTTCGCCCGCGCGCGCGGCGCGCATGCGGCGCCACTCCAGGTAGGCCAGGCCGCCGGTCAGCGTCATCGCCGCGCCGATCAGGCCCAGCCACGGCGCCGCCCAGGTCGTGGTGTCGAAGAAGCTGGTGGGGATGATGTTCTGGATCTGCGGCGTGCCGGGCAAGGCCGTCATCGTGAACGTGAAGGCGCCCAGCGCGATGGCGCCGGGCATCAGCCGCTTCGGGATGTTGCCCTGGCGGAACATTTCCGCCGCGAAGGGATAGACCGCGAACACCACCACGAACAGCGACACGCCGCCATAGGTCAGCAGCGCGCAGACCAGCACGATGGCCAGGATGGCGCGCTCCGCGCCGATGCGGCGCAGCACCGATTGCACGATGGTGCGGGAAAATCCCGACAGTTCGATGAGTTTGCCGAACACCGCGCCCAGCATGAAGACCGGCAGGTAGAGCTTGGCGAAGCCCACCATGCGGTCCATGAAGACGTCTGAAAAGACGGGGGCCAAGGCGGCGGGACTGGTCAGCAGCACCGCGCCCATGGCGGCCAGCGGCGCGCACAGGATCACGCTGTAGCCGCGATACGCGGCAATCATCAGGAAGGCCAGCGCGCCAGTGACGATCAATAAATCCAACAATGCTCTCTCCTCCGGTGTTGCAGCCCGCCTGCACGCGAGCCCCCGAAGGACGGCCAGCCGTCCCGCGACAGATCAGGTCACAGGAAGGCCATGTGTATGCCATAGCCGATCGTCGCGAAGGTGGAAACCACGCCCACGACCATGAGATATATACCCCAGTTGCGCGCACGCGCACTGTAACCAGCCATGAGCACCAGCAAGCTGATGGCGCCGACGATGAAGTAGAGGGTCTGGTGTTCCATGGCGATGTTCCTTGCACGCCGCGCCGATAGTGGCCCGTCACGCCGCGCGGCATCTCTGAGGTGCGTGTCCGGAATGCCAGGATACGAGTCCGCGCCGGCCTCTCTCTTGATCGGAATCAAGCGCTCATCTGACCTAGCGCAAGAAGTGTACGCGCGCCCGCCCCCGCCCGCATGGACAGGCCCGGGCCCCTCCTGAAGAATCAAGGCCATCACCACAAGAACGTCCCAGCACCAGAGACCATGGCCGCCAAGACCCCCCCGCTCGCCTTCTTCCGCAACGTCTCGATCCGCCGCATGACCCTGATGGCGATGATCGCCATCAGCTTGCTCACGGCCGGCCTCTCCACGCTGAACTACTACGCCCAGCAACGGGCCAGCATCGCCTTCGATGCCAGCCAGTCGCTGCGCTATGAGTCGGCCACGCTCAGCAAGGCCAACGACCACATCACGCGCGCACGCCTGCACCTGAACAGCCAGCAGGAATTCCTGGCAGCCTCGGACACCGCACGCGCCGACGAAGAGGCGGGGCAGGTCGAGATGGCCTTCGCGCTCGCGCAGGAATACTTCACCGTCTTCAAGGCACTTTCCAGTTCGCACGACGCCGGCCCCGTGGCCGCCGAGCTCGACCGGGCCTTCCAGGCCATGCTGAACCAGGGCGTGGCGCCGCTGCGCGCGCGGCTCGCCGCGCGTGACCTGGCCGGCTATCACCAGCACAACATGGGCCCGGTGGTGGAACTGGGCGCGGCACTGTCCGCCTCGGTCAATGCCTATGACGCGTATGCCGACGTCTATGCCGTGCAACTGAGCGCGGAAGCCTCGCGCATCCGCGACAACACCATCCAGGCCGGCTTCGTCATGCTGGCGCTGTGCCTGATCTTCCTCGTCATGGCCGACCGCTATGTCGTGCAATACATCCGCACGCCGCTGGAGACCGTGCGCGCCCACTTCCAGCGCATCGCCGGCGGTGACCTCACCACCCGCATCGATCTCTTCGGCCGCAACTGCGTCGGCCAACTGCTGCCCTATCTGCGGGACATGCAGGCCAGCCTGGCCCGCACGGTTGGCATCGTGCGCCAGGGCGTGGACGAAATCCACACCAGCGCCCGCGAAATCGCCGACGGCAACAACGACCTGTCGTCGCGCACCGAGCAGCAGGCCGCCTCGCTGGAGCAGACCGCCGCCAGCATGGAAGAGCTGGCGGCCACGGTGAAGCAGAATGCCGACAACGCCCGCCAGGCCAGCGCGCTGGCCGACACGGCTTCCGACGTGGCCCGCCGCGGCGGTGGCGCCATGGAGCAGGCGGTGGCCACCATGCACGACATCTCCACCGGCTCGCACCGTATCGGCGAAATCGTCGGGGTGATCGACAGCATCGCCTTCCAGACCAACATCCTGGCGCTGAACGCCGCTGTCGAGGCTGCCCGCGCCGGCGAACAAGGCAAGGGGTTCGCCGTCGTGGCGTCGGAAGTCCGTTCGCTGGCCCAGCGCAGCGCCGGCGCCGCCCGCGAGATCAAGGACCTGATCGGCAGTTCGCTGGAGACCGTCAGCGCGGGCGCCCGCCAGGTCGAGGAAGCCGGCCGCACCATGGAGGAACTGGTCGCCTCGGTGGGCCGCGTCACCGCCATCATCGGCGAGATCGCCACCGCCTCCGGCGAGCAGTCGGCCGGCATCGACCAGGTCAGCGGCGCGGTCACGCAGATGGACTCGGTCACGCAGCAGAACGCCGCGCTGGTCGAACAGGCCTCGGCCGCCGCGGCCTCGCTGGAGACCCAGGCCGAGCAGCTGCAGCACGCGGTGGCCGTCTTCCGCATCGGCCAACGGGACGTCATCGACGCGCCGCAAGCGCCTGCCGGCGCCCTGCCCGGCGCCAGCCGCAACGAGAGCGCCTCGCGCGGCGATCCCAACCCGCTGGCCCGCCGTCCGCTGCCGCAACTGGTCTGACGCCGGCAAGCCTGCTTGGTCGGGAATTTGCACAGAAGGAAAAGATCGTTAGGACCGGCAGCGGCGCAGCCCATACTCGATGGCTCGTCCGCTCCGGTCCAACTTCCCCTACCCTGGCACAGGCGGGTGAACGGAGCGCCAATACCGCCCTTCGTCCACCACCATGACCCGACCCTCCCCCCTGCTTTCACGCGCTACCGCCGCGCTCCTGGCCGCCGTGACACTCACGGCCATCGCTCCCGTCGCCCAAGCCGAAGGCCGCATCCGGCTGGCCCAGCAATTCGGCATCGCCTACCTGATCCTGGACGTGGTCAAGGACCACCAGCTGATCGAGAAACATGGCAAGGCCGCCGGCCTGGACATCGACGTGGAGTGGCGGCAGATCTCCGGCGCCACCGCCATGAACGAAGCGCTGCTGGCGAACAACCTGGACGTGGTGTCGGCGGGCGTGCCGCCCGCGCTGGTGCTGTGGGACCGCACCCGCGGGCGCCAGAACGTGAAGGCCGTGGCGGCCCTGGGCTCGCTGCCCAATTACCTGCTCAGCAACAACCCCGCGGTGAAGACGCTGGAAGACTTCAGCGACAAGGACCGCATTGCCGTGCCGGCGGCAGGCGTCGGCTTCCAGTCGCGCACCCTGCAGATCGAAACCGCACGCCGCTACGGCAAGGAGAACTTCAACAGGTTCGACGCGATCTCGGTCAGCCTGCCCCACCCCGACGCCACCGCGGCGCTGATCTCGGGTGGCCTGGAGGTCAACGCGCACTTCTCCAGCGCGCCGTTCTATTACCAGGCGCTTGCCGGCAATCCCGCGGTGCACAAGGTGCTGAGCTCCTACGACATCCTGGGCGGCCCCGCGACGTTCAACGTGCTCTACAGCACCCAGGCCTTCCACGATGGCAATCCGAAGACCTACAAGGCCTTCTACGACGCGCTGCACGAGGCGGCTGCCTGGATCCGCCAGAACAAGGCGCAAGCCGCCGAGGTTTTCATCCGCCAGCAGAAATCCAGGCTGTCGCCGGAACTGGTACGCCAGATCATCGAAGACCCCGAGAACGATTTCACGATCGTGCCGCAACAGACCCTGGTGTACGCCACCGAGCTGCACAAGCTGGGCGTGCTGAAACACCAGGCGGCATCCTGGAAGGAGTATTTCTTCGACGCCGCGCACGCCCTGCCCGGCAGCTGAACGGCGCGACGCAAGCGCGGCAGGCAAAAACAAGCCGGCCGGTGCATTCCTGCACCGGCCGGCTCGTTGATCCCGGGTTGCGGCGGCGTATCAGCCGAAACGGCCCGTGATGTAGTCCTCGGTTTCCTTGCGGGCAGGCTTCACGAAGATCTGGTCGGTTTCACCGAACTCCATCAGCTCGCCCAGGTACATGTAGGCGGTGTAGTCCGAGCAACGCGCGGCCTGTTGCATGTTGTGGGTCACGATGACCACGGTGTAGTCGCTCTTCAGTTCGGCGATCAATTCCTCGATCTTGGCGGTCGAGATCGGATCCAGCGCCGAGCAGGGCTCGTCCAGCAGCAGCACTTGCGGCTTGATGGCCACCCCGCGCGCGATGCACAGACGCTGTTGCTGGCCGCCCGACAGGCTGTTGCCGCTTTGGTGCAACTTGTCCTTCACTTCGTTCCACAGCGCGGCCTTGGTGAGCGCCCATTCGACGCGCTCATCCATTTCACCCTTGCTGAGCTTCTCGAACAGACGCACGCCGAAGGCGATGTTGTCATAGATGCTCATGGGGAACGGCGTGGGCTTCTGGAACACCATGCCGACCTTGGCGCGGATCAGCGAAATATCGGTCTTGGTGGTCAGCAGGTTCTCGCCGTCCAGCAGGATTTCGCCCTCGGCGCGCTGGCCGGGATAGAGTTCGAACATGCGGTTGAACGTACGCAGCAGCGTCGACTTGCCGCAACCCGACGGGCCGATGAAGGCCGTGACACGGTTTTCGCGGATCGACATGTTCACGTTGCGGATGGCGTGAAACTTGCCGTAGTAGAAGTTCAGGTTCTTGACTTCGATCTTGTTGGCGGCCTGATCGACGGCACGAGCAGTATTTTCCATTGCGGGTCCTGAGCGTATTGTGAGGTCTCTGTCCGGGGGCGATTACTGCTTGCGGAACAGGCTGCGTGCAAGGATGTTGATACCAAGCACCAGCAGGGTGATCAAAGCGGCGCCAGCCCAAGCCAGCGTGTTCCAGTCCTTGAAGGGGCTGGCGGCGTATTGGTAGATGACGACCGGCAGGTTGGCCATGGGGCCGTTCATGTTGAAGGACATGAACTGGTTCGACAGGGCCGTGAACAGCAACGGCGCGGTTTCACCGGAAATACGCGCCACCGCCAGCAGGACGCCGGTGATCATGCCCGAGCGCGCGGCGCGGTAACAGACCAGCAGGATCATGCGGTACTTGGGGCAGCCCAGCGCGGCGCAGGCTTCACGCAGGCTGTTGGGGACCAGCAGCAGCATGTTGTCGGTGGTGCGCACCACGACCGGGATCACCAGGATGGACAGCGCGATGGCGCCGGCCCAGCCCGAGTAGTGGCCGACCTGATACACATACACGGCATAGATGAAAAGGCCGATGACGATCGAGGGCGCCGACAGCAGCACGTCGTTCAGGAAGCGCGTGGCGGGCGCCAGCCAGCCGCGCTGGCCGTACTCGGCCAGATAGGTGCCGGCCAGGATGCCGATGGGCGTGCCGATGATCGTGCCGACGCCGGCCATCACGACGCTGCCCAGGATGGCGTTGAGCAGGCCGCCGGCCTGGCCCGGGGGAGGCGTGATCTCGGTGAACAGCGTCAGCGACATCGCCGCGCCGCCCTTGATGATCAGGGTCGCGATGATCCAGAACAGCCAGAACAGGCCGAACAGCAGCGTGGTCAACGACAGCGCCAGCATGATCGCGTTGATGACGCGGCGAGTGCGGTAGATGGGGTTAGCCATCGTCAGCACCGAGGCCGGCGCCGACTTGGTGGGTTGTTGCGAGGCCATTACGATTTGGTCCCTTCAGTTTTGGACAGGCGCAGCAGCAGGACCTTCGACAGAGCCAGCACCACGGTGGTGATCAGGAAGAGAATCAGGCCCAGCTCGATGAGCGCGGACTTCTGCATGCCGCCGGCTTCGTTGAACTCGTTGGCCAGCGCCGAGGCGATCGAGTTGGCCGGGGCGAAGATCGAGTCGGGCAGGCGGAAGGCGTTGCCGATCACGAAGGTCACCGCCATGGTCTCGCCCAGTGCGCGGCCCAGGCCCAGCATGATGCCGCCGATGACGCCAGACTTGGTGAAAGGCAGCACGACCTTCCACATCACTTCCCAGGTGCTGCTGCCCAGGCCGTAGGCCGATTCCTTCAGCAGCGCAGGCACCAGCTCGAACACGTCGCGCATCACCGCGGCGATGAACGGGATGATCATGATCGACAGGATCAGGCCGGCGGTGAAGATACCGATGCCGAAGGGCGGGCCGGAGAAGAAGCCGCCGATCAGCGGCAGGCTGCCGAGCGTGGAGATCATGCCCGGCTGGATGTACTTCTGGAAGACCGGCACGAACACGAACAGACCCCACATCCCGTAGATGATGGAGGGGATGGCCGCCAGCATCTCGATGGCCGTGCCCAGGGGGCGACGCAGCCAGGTGGGCGACAGTTCGGTCAGGAACATCGCGATCCCGAAGGAGACCGGCACGGCGATGGTCAGCGCGATGAGCGAGGTCATCAGGGTGCCGACGATGGGCACCATGGCGCCATAGACGTTGTTGACGGGATCCCACTCGTTGGTCCACAGGAACGCGATGCCGTATTCGGCCAGCGTTTCCTTGCTGCCCCAGACCAGCGACGCCATGATCGCAGCCAGCAGGCTGAACACGAAGAATGCGAACGTGCGCGTCAGGTTCTTGAACAGCGCATCCATCATCGAATTGCTGTTCTTGGGGGCGGGGGGCATCGAGCCCGTCTCGACGACCGGCCGGGTCACGGCCGATGCATTTTGGTCCATTACGGCACTCATGGAGGGGCTATCCAGGAAGGTGAAAACGGGGAACTGCCTGAAGGGCTGAACTGGCGGCCGGAGAAACCGCCAGTGCGTCGGAAGGCAGGCAGCGCCTGCCCGTCACGACCACCCTTTCATGGGTAGGGATGTTAGAGCGGGAACATGACACATATGTGACAGTCATATTTACCCCCTCTGAGAACCCACCCAATAAATCCTTTCAAAACAATGACTTAAAACAGCCCTCGAAAAGGACAGTTTTATTTCACTCCATGACAAGTCCTTATCCGGTCCGGCGCAGCGCGTCATCCAGCACCCGATGCAGGTTGACGGGCTGTGCGCGGCTGCGCACCGGGGCATAGCTGCCGTCGGGACGTTGCTGCCAGGCCAGCTGGTTGTCGCGCAACGCCACCAGGAAGGCCTCGTGGATCACGCGCTTCTTCAGCGCCTTGTCATAGATCGGGAATGCCAGCTCGACCCGGCGGAAGAAGTTGCGGTCCATCCAGTCGGCCGAGGACAGGTACACCGACTCCTTGCCCTCGTCGAAGAAATAGAAGACCCGCGAGTGCTCGAGGAAGCGGCCCACGATGGAGCGCACCTTGATGTTCTCGGACAGGCCGGGCACGCCTGACCGCAGGGCGCACACGCCGCGGATGATCAGGTCGATCTTCACCCCGTCCTGGCTGGCCTTGTACAGCTCCTGGATCACGATGGGCTCGAGCAGCGAGTTCATCTTGGCCATGATGCGGGCCTTCTTGCCGGCGCGCGCGGCCTTCGCCTCGGCGCGGATCATGCTGACGACGCCGTCGTGCAGCGTGAACGGCGACTGCAGCAGCGACTTCAGCGCACGGCGCGCCCCCAGGCCGGTCAGCTGCGAGAAGACCTTGTCCATGTCCTCGCACAGGCGCGGATCGGCGGTCAGCAGGCCGAAATCGGTGTAGAGGCGCGCGGTGCGGGGGTGGTAGTTGCCGGTGCCCAGGTGGCCATAGCGGCGGATGCGGCCTTTCTCGCGGCGCAGCACCAGCGCCATCTTGGCGTGGGTCTTGTGGCCGACGACGCCATAGACCACGTGCGCGCCCACTTCTTCCAGCCGGGCTGCCCAGTTGATGTTGGTCTGTTCGTCGAAGCGCGCCATCAGCTCCACGACGACCGTCACCTCCTTGCCTGCACGCGCGGCGGCCATGAGCAGGCGCATCAGCTCGGAGTCCTCACCCGTGCGATAGATGGTCTGCTTGATGGCGACCACGTCCGGATCCACGGCGGCGGCCGTCAGGAAGTCGATGACGGGCTGGAAGGATTGGTAGGGGTGGTGCAGCAGGCGGTCGCTGGCGGCGATGGCGGCGAACAACTCGGCCGGCTTGTTGCCCACCTGGGCAAAAGGCTCGGGCACGCTGGCCTGGTGCCCGGGGAACAGCAGATCGGCGCAGTCGTCCACGCTGCAAAGCTGCATCAGGCGGGACAGGTTGACCGGACCATTGCAGCGGTAGGTGTCCGCGCCGCTCAGCTGGAACTCGCGCTGCAGGAAGGCTTCCAGCGCGGGCGGCGTGCTGCGGTCGATTTCCAGGCGCACGGCGGCGCCGAAGTTTCGCTGCGTCAGCTCGCCCTGCAGGGCGTGGCGCAGGTTCGTGACCTCTTCCTCGTCGACGAACAGGTCGCTGTTGCGGGTCACGCGCCACTGATAGCAGCCCTGCACTTCCAGGCCGGGGAACAGCTCGCCGACGAAGGCGCGGATGAGCGCAGTCAGCAGCACATAGCCATGGCGGTAGCCGGAGATGGCCTCGGGCATCTTGAGCAGGCGCGGCAGCGCGCGTGGCGCCTGCACGATGGCGATGGAGGCCTTGCGCCCGAAGGCATCGATGCCGGACAGCGGCACGATGAAGTTCAGGCTCTTGTTGTAGACGCGGGGGAAAGGATGCGCGGGATCGAGCCCGATGGGCGTGAGCAGCGGCATCACTTCGCGATGAAAGCACGCCAGCGCCCAGGCCTGCTGTGCGTCGTCCCAATCGGTGGCCGAATGCAGCGCGATGCCCTTGGTGCGCAGGCGCGGCAGGATTTCCTCGTTCAGCATGCCGTACTGGCGGGTGACCAGTTCGTGCACGGCCTGCTGCACGTCCTCGAAGGCCTCGGCGGGGGACAGGCCATCATCCCCCACCTGGGCGGGTGCGACGCGCAACTGCTCCTTGAGGCTGGAGATGCGGATTTCAAAGAATTCGTCGAGGTTCGAGCTCACGATACACACGTAGCGCAGGCGTTCGAGCAGCGGGGTATCGGGGTGCTCCGCCATGGCCAGTACGCGCTCGTTGAACTTGAGCAGGGACAATTCGCGATTCAGCAAGAGGGGTTCTACTGCGGGTCGCACAGACATGCCGGATTCCAGAGAGAAACAAGGGGGCCGGAGGCTTTTTACTACATATCGATGACAGTATTGTTACCCGCTTGACTCGCCGCAAATTCAGGGTTTCCGCCACGCAGGCCCGCGCGGGTCTTTATAATGGCCCCCTTATTTCCCGCAATGAAATCGCCCCGCATGGAACACCTCCTGGCTGCAGTAGACCTTGGCTCCAACAGTTTTCGACTGTCCATCGGACGTGTCGTCCAACAGGAGGCAGGCATCGCGCAGATCTACCAGATCGACAGGTTGAAGGAGACTGTCCGCCTGGCCGCCGGCCTGGACGCCTCCAAGCGCCTGTCCGATGACGCCATCGCGCGCGCCATCGCCGTGCTCGAACGCTTTGGCGAACGGCTGCGCAGCTTCCACCCCAACCGCGTGCGCGCGGTCGCCACCAACACCTTCCGCGTCGCCCGCAACACCCCCGAATTCCTGCCGCGCGCTTCCGAGGCCCTGGGCTTTCCCATCGAGGTGATCGCCGGCCGCGAGGAAGCGCGCCTGATCTTCTCCGGCGTGGCGCACAGCCTGCCCCCCTCCACCACCAAGCGCCTGGTCGTGGATATCGGCGGCGGCTCCACCGAAGTCATCATCGGCAAGGGCTTCGAGCCCGTGCTGATGTCTTCGCTGTACATGGGTTGCGTCAGCTACAGCCGCCAGTTCTTCCCCGACGGCGAGGTCGACGCGCACAGCATGCGCCAGGCCGAACTGGCCGCGCGCCGCGAGATCGAAGTCATCGCCAAGGAATACGGCAAGACGGGCTGGAAGGAAGCCTTCGGCTCCTCCGGCACTGCAAAGGCGCTGTATGCCATCCTGACCGAATGCGGTTTCTCGTCCAACGGCATCACGCGCGAGGGCCTGAACAAGCTCAAGGACCACATCATCCGCGCCGGCCGCGTGGTGCCCGCCCAACTGCCCGGCATCAAGGTCGAGCGCGCCGACGTCCTGCCCGGCGGCCTGGCCATCATGAGCGCCATCTTCGACGAGCTGGGCATCAAGCAGATGAACACCGGCGACGGCGCCCTGCGCCTGGGCGTGCTCTATGACCTGCTCGGCCGCGACGACCAGCACGACAAGCGCGACGAATCGGTGCGGCAGTTCATCAAGCGCTATCACGTGGACGTCCGCCAGGCGAATCGCGTGCGCCGCACCGCGCTGGAGCTGTTCGACCCCCTGCTGCCCGACGGCGCCGCGAAGACGGAATTGAAGCAGGCCCTGGGCTGGGCCGCCGACCTGCACGAAGTCGGCCTGTCCATCGCCCACAACGGCTACCACCGGCACTCGGCCTATGTACTCGAGAACGCCGACATGCCCGGCTTCTCGAAAGCCGACCAGGCCCTGCTCGCCCTGCTGGCGCTGGGCCATCAAGGCAAGCTGGCGAAGGTCGAACCCCTGGTGGCGAATCGCGAGCAGTGGCTGGCGATTCTCTGCCTGCGGCTGGCGTCGCTATTGCTGCGACGCCGCGAGGACATCGAGGAACTGCCGGTGACGATCTCGGTGCGCAACGACTCGATCGTGCTGCGCGTATCCCGGGAATGGCGCAAGAATCACCCGTTGACCGACTTTACGTTGGTCAACGAGGAATCAGAATGGCGCAAGATAGGGTTTGCGTTCGAGTTGCTTGAGTTCTAAACGCAAGCGCCGCGTCATCCAGCGCACCAATCGGATGCGCGCGCGGCGCAGTGTGCGGCGGTGGAGGCGGCGCATGGCTTACCCCTGGACCGGCAGCATTTCCTGGGGGGCTTCCAGCCCGAAGTGCTTGCGGTAACGCTCATCCATGGCGTCCACCGACAACAGCATCGGGAAGTCAGCAGTGTTGAAATCAGGATCCCAGGCCGGCTCGCCGCACACCGTGGCGCCCAGCTTCAGATAACCCTTGATGAGCGGCGGCACGCGCGCCGGCAGCGTGCTGTCCAGCTTTTCCACCGGATAGCGGTGCAGTGGGCGGACCAGGTGCCGGGAAGGGTCACGCAGTTGCGGCGCCACCATGCGCCAGACTTCGGCCGCGGTCACGCCGTCATCGCGCAGGCTGACGCTGGCGCAGCCCAACACGTAGCGGTAGCCGCCACGGCGCAGGACTTCCGCCAGGCCGGACCACAGCAGCATGATGACCGAGCCGTTGCGGTAGTCGTGGTGCGTGCAGGAACGGCCGAACTCGACCAGCTCGCTGCGCATGGCGCCCAGGCCGCTGAGATCGAACTCGGATTCGGAATAGTAGCTGCCCGCGAGGCGGGCTTTTTCGGGCGTCAGCACGCGATAGGTGCCGACGATGCGTTGCGTGGCTTCCTCGCGGACCATCAGGTGCTCGCACCATTGGTCGTAGCGGTCCTGATCCAGGCCCGAGCCCGAATCATCGAAGACCGCGCCGAGTTCGCCGGTGAAAACCTTGTAGCGCAGACGCTGGATTTGGCGCAGTTCCTCGGCCGTGCGCGCCAGGCCGACGGTCAGACCGCCCACGGCAGGCTGCCTCCAATCAGTGGTGGCATTGTTTTCAGCAGGGCTACGAGCTAATTCGAGCATGGCACGACACTCCTTGGCAATCCAGGCAGTGTGGACATTTTATGTTTCACGTCATTGACGGTCATGTGACGCTAGCATGAATATTGCGCGCTCGCAACAAACC from Orrella dioscoreae includes the following:
- the ppx gene encoding exopolyphosphatase, with the translated sequence MEHLLAAVDLGSNSFRLSIGRVVQQEAGIAQIYQIDRLKETVRLAAGLDASKRLSDDAIARAIAVLERFGERLRSFHPNRVRAVATNTFRVARNTPEFLPRASEALGFPIEVIAGREEARLIFSGVAHSLPPSTTKRLVVDIGGGSTEVIIGKGFEPVLMSSLYMGCVSYSRQFFPDGEVDAHSMRQAELAARREIEVIAKEYGKTGWKEAFGSSGTAKALYAILTECGFSSNGITREGLNKLKDHIIRAGRVVPAQLPGIKVERADVLPGGLAIMSAIFDELGIKQMNTGDGALRLGVLYDLLGRDDQHDKRDESVRQFIKRYHVDVRQANRVRRTALELFDPLLPDGAAKTELKQALGWAADLHEVGLSIAHNGYHRHSAYVLENADMPGFSKADQALLALLALGHQGKLAKVEPLVANREQWLAILCLRLASLLLRRREDIEELPVTISVRNDSIVLRVSREWRKNHPLTDFTLVNEESEWRKIGFAFELLEF
- a CDS encoding GNAT family N-acetyltransferase, which encodes MLELARSPAENNATTDWRQPAVGGLTVGLARTAEELRQIQRLRYKVFTGELGAVFDDSGSGLDQDRYDQWCEHLMVREEATQRIVGTYRVLTPEKARLAGSYYSESEFDLSGLGAMRSELVEFGRSCTHHDYRNGSVIMLLWSGLAEVLRRGGYRYVLGCASVSLRDDGVTAAEVWRMVAPQLRDPSRHLVRPLHRYPVEKLDSTLPARVPPLIKGYLKLGATVCGEPAWDPDFNTADFPMLLSVDAMDERYRKHFGLEAPQEMLPVQG